In Ruminiclostridium papyrosolvens DSM 2782, the following proteins share a genomic window:
- a CDS encoding cysteine hydrolase family protein, which produces MVLLIVDTQKLITNKELYEFDMFVSNVKKIIQAARENSIEVIYVRHDDGAGNALTKGTDGFEIYEGFQPINDEKIFDKNVNSAFRETGLLEYLISKDEKDIIVAGLQTDYCIDATIKCGFEHGFNMIIPAYTNTTVNNKFMSAEQSYRYHNEHMWNGRYAECISLDETIERMKSSQKLVAFNR; this is translated from the coding sequence ATGGTTTTACTAATAGTTGATACACAAAAGCTGATAACAAATAAGGAATTATATGAATTTGATATGTTTGTATCTAATGTGAAAAAAATAATACAAGCGGCTAGAGAAAATAGTATTGAAGTAATATATGTGCGTCATGATGATGGAGCAGGAAATGCACTAACAAAAGGAACAGATGGGTTTGAAATATATGAAGGGTTTCAGCCAATAAATGATGAAAAAATATTCGATAAAAATGTAAATAGTGCTTTTAGAGAGACAGGCTTATTAGAATATTTAATAAGCAAGGATGAAAAAGATATAATTGTTGCAGGACTTCAAACAGATTACTGTATTGATGCTACTATAAAATGCGGATTTGAGCATGGATTTAATATGATAATTCCGGCATATACAAACACAACTGTGAATAATAAATTTATGTCAGCAGAACAAAGCTACAGATATCATAATGAACATATGTGGAATGGAAGATATGCAGAATGTATTTCTTTAGATGAAACAATTGAAAGAATGAAAAGCAGTCAGAAATTAGTGGCTTTTAACCGCTAA
- a CDS encoding CPBP family intramembrane glutamic endopeptidase: protein MKVDGTKKLIAVFLSFSFGLPLVCVLLTKNFVMFKSGCFYFILYGVEAMTPSIAAIITTMIFTRSSGIKSLFKKCYCENIKIGYWGLALILPITVLFITKLSVLLFIDVSFIKIITPMQIVIILWALIAEELGWRGFLQNELNKYFGYITTPIILGIIWSLWHYHFILAGVFSAPMILFMIGCIEDSVAYFWITKKSDGNIIPASIWHFTGNLFFNLFMINPEYNQGSIIPYLLFVIYSSIMAVGMSIWGVLTTKQKNRINYRRRQ from the coding sequence ATGAAAGTTGATGGTACAAAAAAACTAATTGCAGTATTTTTAAGTTTTTCATTTGGGTTGCCATTAGTATGTGTTTTGTTGACGAAAAATTTCGTAATGTTTAAATCAGGTTGCTTTTACTTTATTTTGTATGGAGTAGAGGCGATGACACCGTCAATTGCGGCAATTATAACAACAATGATATTTACTCGAAGCAGCGGCATAAAGTCCCTATTCAAAAAGTGTTATTGTGAAAATATTAAAATAGGATATTGGGGCTTAGCATTGATATTGCCAATAACTGTTCTATTTATCACAAAATTATCAGTACTGCTTTTTATTGATGTATCTTTTATAAAAATAATTACACCAATGCAAATCGTAATAATTTTGTGGGCGTTAATTGCTGAAGAACTTGGTTGGAGAGGTTTTTTACAAAATGAATTGAATAAGTATTTCGGCTATATAACTACTCCAATCATATTAGGTATAATATGGTCGCTTTGGCACTATCATTTCATTTTAGCAGGAGTATTCTCTGCACCTATGATTCTGTTTATGATTGGATGCATAGAGGATAGTGTTGCATACTTCTGGATTACAAAAAAATCTGATGGGAATATTATCCCAGCCTCAATTTGGCATTTTACGGGTAACCTTTTCTTTAATTTATTTATGATAAACCCTGAGTATAACCAAGGGAGTATAATTCCGTATTTATTGTTTGTAATTTATTCAAGCATAATGGCTGTGGGCATGTCAATTTGGGGAGTTTTAACTACTAAACAGAAAAATAGAATTAATTATAGAAGGAGACAATAA
- a CDS encoding CXXX repeat peptide modification system protein, giving the protein MINEKVGLVTQEEKNKVQELHERILGLEELLISFSNKSNIQEAKNELYEKVVKDIGETKRKLQVWWDEMYEKYNWKTVKNGNWHIDFLTNEFFLEFNNN; this is encoded by the coding sequence ATGATTAATGAGAAGGTTGGTTTAGTTACACAAGAAGAAAAGAACAAAGTCCAAGAGCTTCATGAAAGGATCCTTGGATTAGAGGAATTGCTGATTTCTTTTAGTAATAAATCAAATATACAGGAAGCAAAAAATGAGTTGTACGAAAAAGTTGTTAAGGATATAGGAGAAACGAAACGAAAACTACAGGTATGGTGGGATGAAATGTATGAGAAATACAACTGGAAAACAGTGAAAAATGGCAACTGGCATATTGACTTCCTCACAAATGAATTTTTTTTAGAGTTCAATAATAATTAG
- a CDS encoding AC3_0185 family rSAM-modified Cys-rich RiPP — MKYLFSAKKIKNAQKDVKAYCYSGCTATCALNCATGCRTHCGSGCSGGCQYTSYPT, encoded by the coding sequence ATGAAATATTTGTTTTCAGCAAAGAAAATCAAGAATGCCCAGAAGGATGTAAAAGCTTACTGTTATTCAGGATGTACAGCAACTTGTGCTCTCAATTGCGCAACCGGCTGCAGAACTCATTGTGGCAGCGGCTGTTCAGGTGGTTGTCAGTATACCTCCTACCCTACTTAA